From Glycine soja cultivar W05 chromosome 4, ASM419377v2, whole genome shotgun sequence, the proteins below share one genomic window:
- the LOC114408698 gene encoding protein TIC 22, chloroplastic-like: MESRGHSNPLLSFSSFIHQHCVRLGSDLATRLDDTKRALAQAHHNLLFPKHALAATSTLGSLHVAKSLVGTSVYTVSNSNNEFVLISDADGAKSIGLLCFRQEDAEAFLAQVRSRSRELRSKARVVPITLDQVYMLKVEGIAFRFLPDPVQIRNALELKPANKGGFDGVPVFQSELLVVKKKKKRYCPVYFSKEDIEQELSKVSRASRGPGVSQHIAVGSLEDVLRKMEMSERNSGWEDLIFIPPGKSRSQHIQELNE, from the exons ATGGAGTCGCGCGGACACTCAAACCCGCTTCTGTCATTTTCCAGCTTCATCCATCAACACTGCGTCCGCTTAGGGTCTGACCTCGCGACTCGTTTGGATGACACGAAACGAGCCCTAGCTCAAGCTCATCATAATCTTCTATTCCCCAAACACGCCCTCGCCGCCACTTCTACTCTGGGCTCCCTGCACGTGGCTAAGTCCCTCGTCGGCACCTCTGTTTACACCGTCAGCAATTCCAACAATGAGTTCGTTCTTATCTCTGACGCTGATGGAGCCAAGTCCATTGGATTGCTTTGCTTTCGCCAAGAGGACGCCGAAGCCTTCCTCGCTCAG GTTCGATCACGGAGTAGAGAGCTTCGAAGCAAGGCTAGGGTTGTTCCAATTACTCTTGACCAG GTATACATGTTGAAGGTTGAAGGCATTGCCTTCCGATTCTTACCCGATCCTGTTCAAATAAGGAATGCTTTGGAG CTTAAACCAGCCAACAAGGGAGGTTTCGATGGAGTTCCTGTTTTTCAG TCAGAGCTTTTGgttgtgaagaagaagaagaagcgttACTGCCCTGTGTATTTCTCTAAG GAGGATATTGAGCAGGAACTGTCCAAAGTTTCCAGGGCATCAAGAGGACCTGGTGTTTCTCAACATATAGCA gTTGGTAGCTTGGAAGATGTACTGAGAAAAATGGAG ATGAGTGAAAGGAATTCAGGATGGGaggatttgatttttattccacCAGGAAAAAGTCGCTCTCAACACATACAAGAACTTAATGAATGA
- the LOC114408697 gene encoding UDP-glucuronate:xylan alpha-glucuronosyltransferase 2-like isoform X1 — translation MQGSSLKKMLKTMPSKASITRINLVFLVVFLVVYATVLPHPSSDYLQDAGSIVRCSLGECHHRVRHENFKMKAALDEPQANPQRQKNKSAKKIEVPSFFSKLGERMKIGMVNMKENDVSNWSTHGERTSVYFERVSQFLNWTDLFPEWIDEEEENDVPSCPEIPMPEYAEYGSMDVIVAKLPCRYPEEGWKRDVFRLQVHLIVANLAVKKGKKDWRGKTRVVFWSKCRPMLELFPCDNLVKGEGEWWYYEPEVKRLEHKVSLPIGSCKLALPLWEQVVDEVYELSKIEKSVESRRRIKREAYATVLHSSEAYVCGAITLAQSLLQTGTKRDLILLIDKFISVRKREALSEAGWKIRIITRIRNPKAEKGSYNEYNYSKFRLWQLTDYDKVIFIDSDIIVLRNLDILFHFPQITATGNDQSIFNSGIMVIEPSKCTFRTLMRHRDDVVSYNGGDQGFLNEVFVWWHRLPRRVNFLKNFWANTTVEARAKNALFAAEPAEVYAIHYLGWKPWHCYRDYDCNWDTPEQRVYASDVAHRRWWKVHDAMEEGLQRLCRLTKRRRSELNWERRKASKMRLPDGHWKINITDPRRFASLFMD, via the exons ATGCAAGGTTCTAGTCTTAAAAAGATGCTGAAGACAATGCCATCTAAAGCTTCGATTACCAGAATCAATTTGGTCTTCCTTGTTGTATTTCTGGTTGTTTATGCCACTGTTCTTCCCCATCCATCTTCTGACTATTTGCAGGATGCAGGATCCATAGTGAGGTGCTCTTTGGGCGAATGTCATCACAGGGTAAG ACACGAAAACTTCAAAATGAAAGCGGCATTGGATGAACCTCAAGCAAACCCACAGAGGCAAAAGAATAAGAGTGCAAAGAAGATAGAAGTACCAAGCTTTTTTAGCAAGTTAGGGGAAAGAATGAAGATTGGAATGGTAAACATGAAAGAAAACGATGTAAGTAACTGGAGCACGCATGGGGAAAGGACAAGCGTTTATTTTGAGAGGGTATCGCAGTTTTTGAACTGGACGGACTTGTTTCCCGAATGGATAGACGAGGAGGAAGAGAATGATGTGCCATCATGTCCAGAGATACCTATGCCGGAGTATGCAGAATACGGAAGCATGGACGTGATCGTGGCTAAGCTGCCATGCAGGTATCCCGAAGAAGGGTGGAAGAGGGACGTTTTCCGGTTGCAAGTTCATCTTATAGTTGCGAATCTAGCCGTGAAGAAGGGGAAGAAGGATTGGAGAGGGAAGACAAGAGTAGTTTTTTGGAGCAAGTGTAGACCAATGCTGGAGCTGTTTCCATGCGACAACTTGGTTAAGGGTGAAGGTGAATGGTGGTATTATGAACCTGAGGTGAAGAGGTTAGAACACAAGGTTTCATTGCCCATTGGGTCCTGCAAGTTGGCCTTGCCTCTCTGGGAACAAG TTGTCGACGAGGTGTACGAATTATCCAAgattgagaaaagcgttgaaaGCAGAAGGAGAATAAAACGCGAAGCGTACGCAACAGTGCTGCATTCTTCGGAAGCGTACGTTTGCGGCGCAATAACACTAGCGCAAAGCCTGCTCCAAACAGGTACCAAACGCGACCTTATCCTCCTGATAGACAAGTTCATCTCGGTTCGTAAACGCGAGGCCCTATCCGAAGCGGGTTGGAAGATCCGAATCATCACCCGGATCCGAAACCCGAAGGCCGAGAAAGGAAGCTACAACGAATACAACTACAGCAAGTTCAGGCTATGGCAGCTCACGGACTACGACAAAGTAATCTTCATCGACTCCGACATCATCGTACTCCGAAACCTCGACATCCTCTTCCACTTCCCGCAGATAACGGCCACGGGGAACGACCAATCGATATTCAACTCGGGAATAATGGTGATCGAACCTTCCAAGTGCACGTTCCGTACATTGATGCGGCACCGGGACGACGTCGTTTCGTACAACGGAGGGGACCAGGGGTTTCTGAACGAGGTGTTCGTGTGGTGGCACAGGCTGCCGCGGAGGGTGAACTTTCTGAAGAACTTCTGGGCGAACACGACGGTGGAGGCGAGGGCGAAGAACGCGTTGTTCGCGGCGGAGCCGGCGGAGGTCTACGCGATTCACTACCTGGGATGGAAGCCGTGGCACTGCTACAGGGACTATGACTGCAACTGGGACACCCCGGAGCAGAGGGTGTACGCCAGTGACGTGGCGCATCGGAGGTGGTGGAAGGTTCACGACGCGATGGAGGAGGGGTTGCAGAGGTTGTGTAGGTTGACGAAACGGCGTCGGAGTGAGTTGAACTGGGAGAGGAGGAAGGCCAGCAAGATGAGGTTACCCGATGGACATTGGAAAATCAATATCACTGATCCCAGACGATTTGCCTCTCTCTTTATGGATTAG
- the LOC114408697 gene encoding UDP-glucuronate:xylan alpha-glucuronosyltransferase 2-like isoform X2, producing MKAALDEPQANPQRQKNKSAKKIEVPSFFSKLGERMKIGMVNMKENDVSNWSTHGERTSVYFERVSQFLNWTDLFPEWIDEEEENDVPSCPEIPMPEYAEYGSMDVIVAKLPCRYPEEGWKRDVFRLQVHLIVANLAVKKGKKDWRGKTRVVFWSKCRPMLELFPCDNLVKGEGEWWYYEPEVKRLEHKVSLPIGSCKLALPLWEQVVDEVYELSKIEKSVESRRRIKREAYATVLHSSEAYVCGAITLAQSLLQTGTKRDLILLIDKFISVRKREALSEAGWKIRIITRIRNPKAEKGSYNEYNYSKFRLWQLTDYDKVIFIDSDIIVLRNLDILFHFPQITATGNDQSIFNSGIMVIEPSKCTFRTLMRHRDDVVSYNGGDQGFLNEVFVWWHRLPRRVNFLKNFWANTTVEARAKNALFAAEPAEVYAIHYLGWKPWHCYRDYDCNWDTPEQRVYASDVAHRRWWKVHDAMEEGLQRLCRLTKRRRSELNWERRKASKMRLPDGHWKINITDPRRFASLFMD from the exons ATGAAAGCGGCATTGGATGAACCTCAAGCAAACCCACAGAGGCAAAAGAATAAGAGTGCAAAGAAGATAGAAGTACCAAGCTTTTTTAGCAAGTTAGGGGAAAGAATGAAGATTGGAATGGTAAACATGAAAGAAAACGATGTAAGTAACTGGAGCACGCATGGGGAAAGGACAAGCGTTTATTTTGAGAGGGTATCGCAGTTTTTGAACTGGACGGACTTGTTTCCCGAATGGATAGACGAGGAGGAAGAGAATGATGTGCCATCATGTCCAGAGATACCTATGCCGGAGTATGCAGAATACGGAAGCATGGACGTGATCGTGGCTAAGCTGCCATGCAGGTATCCCGAAGAAGGGTGGAAGAGGGACGTTTTCCGGTTGCAAGTTCATCTTATAGTTGCGAATCTAGCCGTGAAGAAGGGGAAGAAGGATTGGAGAGGGAAGACAAGAGTAGTTTTTTGGAGCAAGTGTAGACCAATGCTGGAGCTGTTTCCATGCGACAACTTGGTTAAGGGTGAAGGTGAATGGTGGTATTATGAACCTGAGGTGAAGAGGTTAGAACACAAGGTTTCATTGCCCATTGGGTCCTGCAAGTTGGCCTTGCCTCTCTGGGAACAAG TTGTCGACGAGGTGTACGAATTATCCAAgattgagaaaagcgttgaaaGCAGAAGGAGAATAAAACGCGAAGCGTACGCAACAGTGCTGCATTCTTCGGAAGCGTACGTTTGCGGCGCAATAACACTAGCGCAAAGCCTGCTCCAAACAGGTACCAAACGCGACCTTATCCTCCTGATAGACAAGTTCATCTCGGTTCGTAAACGCGAGGCCCTATCCGAAGCGGGTTGGAAGATCCGAATCATCACCCGGATCCGAAACCCGAAGGCCGAGAAAGGAAGCTACAACGAATACAACTACAGCAAGTTCAGGCTATGGCAGCTCACGGACTACGACAAAGTAATCTTCATCGACTCCGACATCATCGTACTCCGAAACCTCGACATCCTCTTCCACTTCCCGCAGATAACGGCCACGGGGAACGACCAATCGATATTCAACTCGGGAATAATGGTGATCGAACCTTCCAAGTGCACGTTCCGTACATTGATGCGGCACCGGGACGACGTCGTTTCGTACAACGGAGGGGACCAGGGGTTTCTGAACGAGGTGTTCGTGTGGTGGCACAGGCTGCCGCGGAGGGTGAACTTTCTGAAGAACTTCTGGGCGAACACGACGGTGGAGGCGAGGGCGAAGAACGCGTTGTTCGCGGCGGAGCCGGCGGAGGTCTACGCGATTCACTACCTGGGATGGAAGCCGTGGCACTGCTACAGGGACTATGACTGCAACTGGGACACCCCGGAGCAGAGGGTGTACGCCAGTGACGTGGCGCATCGGAGGTGGTGGAAGGTTCACGACGCGATGGAGGAGGGGTTGCAGAGGTTGTGTAGGTTGACGAAACGGCGTCGGAGTGAGTTGAACTGGGAGAGGAGGAAGGCCAGCAAGATGAGGTTACCCGATGGACATTGGAAAATCAATATCACTGATCCCAGACGATTTGCCTCTCTCTTTATGGATTAG